Proteins encoded in a region of the Mesoflavibacter profundi genome:
- a CDS encoding calcium/sodium antiporter → MSIVFLILGFVLLVVGGEYLVRSSVALSFKLNISKIIIGMTVVSFATSAPELLVSLQAALNGSPAIAINNVVGSNIANIGLVLGVTAIVGAIGIDKSFYKLTWPVMILFSVVLYYFLWNDSQLIPIEGAILFIALIIFVVYLIKSQNSTEELEDVDDALSAVSSFKILVWLLIGALALFFGSEWLVKGATQIATQLGVSEAVIGVTMIAIGTSVPELAASVIAAAKQEKAISLGNLIGSNIFNIGSVLGLTSIVKTIPIEEPLILSRDIFWMLLFAAVILPLGLIPKKNTIDKFKGFALVVVYAVFIFIVFKG, encoded by the coding sequence ATGAGTATTGTTTTTTTAATCTTAGGATTTGTGCTTTTAGTAGTAGGAGGAGAATATTTAGTGCGATCTTCTGTAGCGTTATCCTTCAAACTTAATATTTCAAAAATAATAATAGGTATGACGGTTGTGTCCTTTGCAACGTCTGCGCCAGAATTGTTGGTTAGCTTACAGGCTGCATTAAACGGTTCTCCAGCTATTGCAATAAATAATGTAGTTGGATCTAATATCGCTAATATTGGTTTGGTTTTAGGTGTTACAGCTATAGTAGGAGCAATTGGTATAGATAAATCGTTTTATAAATTAACTTGGCCTGTCATGATTTTATTTTCTGTAGTGCTTTATTATTTCTTATGGAATGATAGCCAGTTAATTCCTATTGAAGGCGCCATTTTATTTATTGCATTAATAATTTTTGTGGTTTATTTAATTAAGAGCCAAAATTCAACTGAAGAATTAGAAGATGTAGACGATGCGTTGTCTGCTGTATCTTCATTTAAAATACTAGTTTGGTTGTTAATTGGTGCTTTGGCATTATTTTTTGGAAGTGAATGGTTGGTTAAAGGTGCAACGCAAATAGCAACACAACTTGGAGTTAGTGAAGCTGTAATTGGTGTAACTATGATTGCAATTGGGACAAGTGTACCAGAATTAGCAGCTTCTGTTATTGCAGCTGCAAAACAAGAAAAAGCTATTTCTTTAGGTAATTTAATTGGGTCAAATATATTTAATATAGGTTCAGTTTTAGGCTTAACTTCAATTGTAAAAACTATTCCAATAGAAGAACCTTTAATTTTAAGTCGAGATATTTTTTGGATGCTGCTTTTTGCAGCAGTGATACTTCCTTTAGGTTTGATACCTAAAAAAAATACAATAGATAAGTTTAAAGGTTTTGCTTTGGTAGTGGTTTACGCTGTATTTATTTTTATTGTTTTTAAAGGTTAA
- a CDS encoding glutamine synthetase beta-grasp domain-containing protein, producing MSKSKLEYIWLDGYHPTQNMRSKTKVEDNFSGKLEDCPIWSFDGSSTKQATGDSSDCLLKPVAIYPDPARKNGYLVMTEVLNPDGTPHVSNGRATIDDDDNDFWFGFEQEYFIMDKKTQLPLGFPVGGYPAPQGLYYCSVGGRNTHGRALVEEHADLCIEAGLNFEGINQEVASGQWEFQLFAKGAKKAGDEIWVARYLLDRLTEKYGYYIEYHPKPLGKEMDWNGSGMHANFSNTVLRTCGDKDTYMKICEAFRPVVAEHIAVYGEFNDQRLTGDHETASINDFSYGVSDRGASIRIPIITVEKGWKGWLEDRRPASNGDPYKIAGRIVKTVKSANIS from the coding sequence ATGAGTAAATCTAAATTAGAGTACATTTGGTTAGATGGTTACCATCCAACTCAAAACATGAGAAGTAAAACTAAAGTTGAAGACAATTTTAGCGGTAAATTAGAAGATTGTCCAATTTGGTCTTTTGATGGTAGCTCAACAAAACAAGCTACAGGAGACTCTTCAGACTGTCTTTTAAAACCTGTTGCTATTTATCCTGATCCAGCTAGAAAAAATGGATATTTAGTAATGACTGAAGTTTTAAATCCAGATGGTACACCTCATGTTTCTAACGGTAGAGCAACTATTGACGATGATGATAACGATTTCTGGTTTGGTTTTGAGCAAGAGTACTTTATCATGGATAAGAAAACTCAATTACCTTTAGGATTTCCTGTTGGTGGTTATCCTGCTCCTCAAGGTTTATATTATTGCTCTGTAGGTGGAAGAAATACACATGGTAGAGCTTTAGTTGAAGAACACGCTGATTTATGTATCGAAGCTGGATTAAACTTTGAAGGTATTAACCAAGAGGTTGCATCTGGTCAATGGGAATTTCAATTATTTGCTAAAGGTGCTAAAAAAGCTGGAGACGAAATTTGGGTTGCTAGATATTTATTAGATAGATTAACAGAAAAATACGGATATTATATAGAATACCATCCAAAACCATTAGGAAAAGAAATGGATTGGAATGGTTCTGGAATGCATGCTAACTTCTCTAACACAGTATTAAGAACTTGTGGCGATAAAGACACTTACATGAAAATATGTGAAGCTTTTAGACCTGTAGTTGCAGAACATATTGCTGTTTACGGAGAATTTAATGATCAAAGATTAACTGGTGATCACGAAACTGCATCTATTAACGACTTTAGTTACGGAGTTTCAGATAGAGGTGCATCAATTAGAATTCCAATTATTACAGTAGAAAAAGGCTGGAAAGGTTGGTTAGAAGATCGTAGACCAGCATCTAACGGAGATCCATACAAAATAGCAGGAAGAATTGTAAAAACGGTTAAATCTGCAAATATTAGTTAA
- a CDS encoding SsrA-binding protein has product MKKTIFKALSKLNKLVLPSYTKKRLDLSKATKLQLLIFGWKLYVTKNALD; this is encoded by the coding sequence ATGAAAAAAACAATTTTTAAAGCATTATCTAAACTTAACAAACTTGTACTACCTAGTTATACTAAGAAAAGATTAGATTTAAGTAAAGCAACTAAACTGCAATTACTAATCTTTGGATGGAAACTTTATGTTACAAAAAATGCGTTAGATTAA
- a CDS encoding YgaP family membrane protein, translating into MNKNMGALDKSLRVLTAIIIAILYFLNVIEGTIAYILMVIAIIFLITSFINFCPIYSLIGINTCRKK; encoded by the coding sequence ATGAATAAAAACATGGGCGCATTAGACAAAAGTTTAAGAGTTTTAACCGCAATTATTATCGCTATATTATATTTTTTAAATGTTATTGAAGGCACCATTGCTTATATTTTAATGGTTATAGCAATTATATTTTTAATCACAAGTTTTATTAATTTTTGTCCAATCTATTCGTTAATAGGAATTAACACTTGTCGGAAGAAATAA
- a CDS encoding ATP-dependent Clp protease adaptor ClpS, producing MSTIEKIKEEYLVDTLEKKNNEIVLYNDDVNTFDHVIDTLIYACDHTPEQAEQCSILVHYKGKCTVKTGDYDDLKPRCSKLLEAGLSAEII from the coding sequence ATGAGTACTATTGAAAAAATTAAAGAAGAATACTTAGTAGATACTTTAGAGAAAAAAAATAATGAAATTGTTTTATACAATGATGATGTAAACACCTTTGATCATGTTATAGATACACTAATTTATGCTTGTGATCACACGCCAGAACAAGCAGAGCAATGTTCTATATTGGTTCACTATAAAGGTAAGTGTACTGTAAAAACAGGTGATTATGATGATCTAAAACCAAGATGCAGTAAGTTGCTTGAAGCAGGCTTAAGTGCAGAAATAATTTAA
- a CDS encoding endonuclease → MKHLLKISCLLFICFGYSQTVVINELDCDTPGIDYQEFIELKSETPNFPLDGYVLVFFNGSTSGGDSSYYALDLDGAVTDVNGLLLIGSDTVNPYPQVFIGENLIQNGADAIAIYLGNDYDFPIGTLATQTNLVDALVYDTSDADDTGLMALLGVTEQINEGPGNNTNSIQRNNDGSYTSTTPTPRQLNDGSGIVLNALEISTNQIMIDEGLSFDITFTAQQNVDSDYSFSFTLNNQSFDTFDFTGNTSLTILSGQNQVTTTITLVDDALDEGDEEPLIRFDNLPTPLIPYNNNIKLRVVDNDFTVAPFGSPVNPTYGLVSSTQPAGYYDSIDGLSGAALEQALQDIVADPNVVRAQTYADIIDILQEADQNPENSNQVWLVYTEQGRAKLDFQNNASNVAKWNREHTFPRSLAGYNSIEADDTRDGKDIFWATKADSLRHGNSDAHALRAADGPENSLRGNQHYGQYNGPSGTLGSFKGDVARSVLFLQIRYNGLSVVNGYPSVSGQMGDLATLLDWHRNDPPDDFEMNRNNVVYEWQFNRNPFIDQPDLVEYIWGTNVGDTWNQNLNTDTFETSSIKLFPNPITDKLYVSGKEQNYNISVFSSEGRLVLKQQVANNNYIDLKVASGLYLVKIETENNKSLIRKIIKK, encoded by the coding sequence ATGAAACATTTATTAAAAATCTCATGTTTACTATTCATATGTTTTGGGTATTCTCAAACAGTAGTAATAAATGAGCTAGATTGTGATACACCAGGTATAGACTACCAAGAATTTATAGAGTTAAAATCCGAAACTCCAAATTTTCCATTAGACGGTTATGTGTTAGTGTTTTTTAACGGATCTACTTCAGGAGGCGATAGTAGTTATTATGCGTTAGACTTAGATGGAGCTGTTACAGATGTAAATGGTTTATTGTTAATTGGTAGTGATACGGTTAACCCATATCCGCAAGTGTTTATTGGTGAAAATTTAATTCAAAACGGAGCAGATGCAATAGCTATTTATTTAGGGAATGACTATGATTTCCCAATTGGGACATTGGCAACACAAACCAATTTAGTAGATGCTTTAGTGTATGATACTAGCGATGCAGATGATACAGGCTTGATGGCTTTATTAGGTGTTACAGAGCAGATAAATGAAGGACCAGGAAATAACACAAACTCAATACAGCGTAATAACGATGGATCATATACGTCAACTACGCCAACTCCAAGACAGTTAAATGATGGTAGTGGAATTGTATTAAATGCTTTAGAAATTTCTACAAATCAAATTATGATAGACGAAGGATTATCTTTTGATATCACTTTTACAGCGCAACAAAATGTGGATTCTGATTATTCATTTTCATTTACATTAAATAACCAGTCTTTTGATACATTCGATTTTACAGGAAATACATCATTAACCATTTTAAGTGGTCAAAATCAAGTAACAACAACTATTACTTTAGTAGACGATGCATTAGATGAAGGTGATGAAGAACCATTAATTAGATTTGATAATTTGCCAACACCATTAATTCCTTATAATAATAACATTAAATTAAGGGTTGTAGATAACGATTTTACAGTTGCACCATTTGGTTCTCCAGTAAATCCAACTTATGGATTAGTGTCAAGTACGCAACCGGCAGGTTATTATGATAGTATAGATGGATTGTCAGGAGCAGCTTTAGAGCAAGCTCTGCAAGATATTGTAGCAGATCCTAATGTAGTTAGAGCACAAACCTATGCGGATATAATAGATATTTTGCAAGAAGCCGATCAAAACCCTGAAAATTCTAATCAGGTTTGGTTAGTTTATACAGAGCAAGGTAGAGCAAAATTAGATTTTCAAAATAACGCTAGTAATGTTGCAAAATGGAATAGAGAACATACTTTTCCAAGATCTTTGGCAGGATATAATAGTATTGAAGCAGATGATACACGCGACGGAAAAGATATTTTTTGGGCAACAAAAGCAGATTCTTTAAGACATGGTAATAGCGATGCGCATGCATTAAGAGCAGCAGATGGACCTGAAAATAGTTTAAGAGGAAATCAACATTACGGACAATACAATGGTCCTAGCGGCACGTTAGGTAGCTTTAAAGGTGATGTTGCTAGAAGTGTTTTATTTCTTCAAATAAGGTATAACGGATTAAGTGTAGTTAATGGTTATCCTAGTGTTTCTGGACAAATGGGTGATTTAGCTACTTTGCTAGATTGGCATAGAAATGATCCGCCTGACGATTTTGAAATGAATCGAAATAATGTGGTTTATGAATGGCAATTTAACCGTAACCCATTTATAGATCAACCAGATTTAGTAGAATATATTTGGGGAACAAATGTTGGTGATACCTGGAATCAAAACTTAAATACAGATACTTTTGAAACATCTTCTATTAAGTTATTTCCAAATCCAATAACAGACAAGCTTTATGTTTCAGGTAAAGAACAAAATTACAATATCTCTGTGTTTTCTTCTGAAGGACGATTAGTACTAAAACAACAAGTTGCTAATAACAACTACATAGATTTAAAAGTTGCAAGTGGCTTATATTTAGTTAAAATTGAAACTGAAAACAATAAAAGTCTAATAAGGAAAATAATAAAAAAATAG